The Pseudoxanthobacter soli DSM 19599 genome contains a region encoding:
- a CDS encoding ABC transporter ATP-binding protein encodes MPGLVLDDISVSFPGLAAPVLEIARLAITPGEAVAVTGPSGSGKSTLINVVTGLERPNRGRVMWAGEDLARRSEAARDAWRAANVGLVMQDFHLFPGLSAVENVLLPARFRRLSVDASMKARALDLLAHVGIARPAQSVETLSRGEMQRVAVARALLKRPGIIVADEPTASLDAEAGAVVGELLTELSRKEGATLVAVTHDDRLVARLDRQVRLKAGRIVADGPVMREGATGEGGSPSMAFASSDVGSGA; translated from the coding sequence ATGCCCGGTCTCGTGCTCGACGACATCTCGGTTTCGTTTCCCGGTCTCGCCGCCCCGGTGCTTGAGATCGCGCGCCTCGCGATCACGCCCGGCGAGGCGGTGGCGGTCACTGGCCCGTCCGGGTCCGGCAAGTCGACCCTCATCAACGTGGTGACCGGTCTCGAGCGGCCGAACCGGGGCCGGGTGATGTGGGCCGGCGAGGATCTCGCGCGCCGCTCCGAGGCGGCGCGGGATGCCTGGCGCGCGGCGAATGTGGGCCTCGTCATGCAGGACTTTCATCTGTTCCCCGGCCTCAGCGCGGTCGAGAACGTGCTGCTGCCGGCGCGCTTCCGCCGCCTTTCGGTCGATGCGTCGATGAAGGCGCGGGCGCTCGATCTCCTCGCCCATGTCGGCATCGCCCGCCCGGCCCAGTCTGTGGAGACGCTGTCGCGCGGCGAGATGCAGCGCGTGGCGGTCGCCCGCGCCCTCCTCAAACGCCCCGGGATCATCGTCGCCGACGAGCCCACCGCGAGCCTTGATGCCGAGGCGGGCGCGGTTGTCGGCGAACTCCTGACCGAACTCAGCCGCAAGGAAGGCGCGACGCTGGTCGCCGTCACCCACGACGACCGGTTGGTCGCCCGACTGGACCGGCAGGTGCGCCTCAAGGCGGGACGCATCGTCGCCGATGGCCCGGTGATGCGCGAAGGCGCGACGGGCGAGGGGGGCTCGCCCTCGATGGCGTTCGCGTCGAGCGATGTGGGGTCCGGCGCGTGA
- a CDS encoding alpha/beta fold hydrolase: MTQRFKAYNGLVTGSGEDVVVISHGFGTDQTAWQFIRPWLDARFRVVSFDLAGAGPNGTRTYDRHRHRSIYGFADDLIDILDELSIRNCLYIGHSVSGMVGGIAALTRPDLFRKMTMIGASPRYLNDDGYVGGFEGADLDALFAAMATNFQAWGAGFAPAVVGVPDNAAIDEFCRTLFQMRPDIALSIARTIFQSDVREIATRLDCPTTIIQTRADVAVPMDVAEWLHRNIRGSTLQIIDASGHLPHMTAPGEVLRALDQCLLQPA, from the coding sequence ATGACGCAAAGATTCAAGGCCTATAACGGCCTCGTCACGGGAAGTGGCGAGGACGTGGTGGTGATTTCGCATGGTTTCGGCACCGACCAGACCGCATGGCAATTCATAAGACCCTGGCTCGACGCGCGGTTTCGCGTCGTCTCCTTCGATCTCGCCGGCGCCGGGCCGAACGGCACACGGACCTACGATCGCCACCGCCACCGGTCGATCTACGGGTTCGCCGATGACCTGATCGACATTCTGGACGAGCTCTCCATCCGCAATTGTCTCTATATCGGCCATTCGGTCAGCGGCATGGTCGGCGGCATCGCCGCGCTCACGCGGCCTGATTTGTTCAGGAAAATGACGATGATCGGCGCCTCGCCGCGCTACCTGAACGACGATGGATATGTCGGGGGGTTCGAAGGCGCCGATCTCGACGCCCTGTTCGCGGCGATGGCCACCAATTTCCAGGCGTGGGGCGCCGGGTTTGCGCCTGCGGTCGTCGGCGTGCCCGATAATGCGGCAATCGACGAGTTCTGCCGAACCCTGTTCCAGATGCGGCCCGATATCGCTCTGTCCATCGCGCGGACGATCTTCCAGTCCGACGTCCGCGAGATCGCGACCCGGCTCGACTGCCCGACCACAATCATCCAGACGCGTGCGGACGTGGCGGTGCCGATGGACGTCGCGGAATGGCTGCACCGCAACATCCGCGGTTCGACGCTCCAGATCATCGACGCCAGCGGACACCTTCCCCACATGACCGCCCCCGGCGAGGTGTTGCGGGCACTCGACCAATGCCTGCTCCAACCGGCGTGA
- a CDS encoding alkaline phosphatase yields the protein MLEADDGSQTKIFPLDRATLLSGGKFDLKVEFPAVVKQDDIKILIEGREYTEVFKEKPVYIENENDKDGSSVVVKNVSIEIPGHYTIVAEGKGADGKTYRQEVKWEVFGTPKEAKAKNIIFLLGDGMAVSMRTGARIMSKGNTEGKANGKLNMDTLPAMAFIGTSSTDSIAADSANTMSAYMTGQKSAVNALGVYATRAKGSLDQPHQETIAEAIRRMAPGKAIGVVSNAEIEDATPAAVVSHTRRRADKPEIVGMFYDVKPEVMLGGGSAYFLPKSVPGSKRKDDIDYVAKFKNAGYAFATTEQELATAKGTNTGKLLGLFHTGNMDGALDEKLGTGTTKKFPDQPPLTDMMTAALDVLSKNQDGFFLMVESALIDKFEHPLDFDRAIYETIVMDKLVGIAQEYAKTHPDTLIIATADHTHGVSIIGTIDDDKPGTVVEEVSDNGKVVGSETMTPGIQMREKVGVYQDAGFPNYVDADGDGFPDKVDVSRRLAVFANNFPDYYETFRPKMDGPFVPAVKNEKGEYVANEAYKNVPGAVLRIGNTPRSEDTGVHAVDDVVLQAQGPGSEQLHGYMENSDVFRVMADSFALGVQQ from the coding sequence ATGCTGGAGGCCGACGACGGCTCCCAGACGAAGATCTTCCCCCTCGATCGCGCCACGCTGCTTTCCGGCGGCAAGTTCGACCTCAAGGTCGAATTTCCGGCGGTGGTGAAGCAGGACGACATCAAGATCCTGATCGAGGGCCGCGAATACACCGAGGTCTTCAAGGAAAAGCCGGTCTATATCGAGAATGAGAACGACAAGGACGGTTCCTCCGTCGTCGTGAAGAACGTCTCGATCGAAATCCCGGGGCACTACACCATCGTCGCCGAGGGCAAGGGTGCCGACGGCAAGACCTACCGCCAGGAGGTGAAGTGGGAGGTGTTCGGCACGCCGAAGGAGGCGAAGGCCAAGAACATCATCTTCCTGCTCGGCGACGGAATGGCCGTTTCCATGCGCACCGGCGCGCGGATCATGTCCAAGGGCAACACCGAGGGCAAGGCCAACGGCAAGCTGAACATGGATACCCTGCCGGCGATGGCCTTCATCGGCACCTCGTCGACGGATTCCATCGCCGCCGACAGCGCCAACACCATGTCGGCCTACATGACCGGCCAGAAGTCGGCGGTGAACGCGCTCGGCGTCTATGCCACCCGCGCCAAGGGCTCCCTCGACCAGCCGCATCAGGAGACCATCGCCGAAGCCATCCGCCGCATGGCGCCGGGCAAGGCGATCGGCGTCGTCTCCAACGCCGAGATCGAGGACGCCACGCCGGCCGCGGTCGTGTCCCACACCCGCCGCCGCGCCGACAAGCCCGAGATCGTGGGCATGTTCTACGACGTGAAGCCTGAGGTGATGCTCGGCGGCGGCTCCGCCTATTTCCTGCCGAAGTCGGTGCCGGGCTCCAAGCGCAAGGACGACATCGACTACGTCGCCAAGTTCAAGAATGCCGGCTACGCCTTCGCCACCACCGAGCAGGAACTCGCCACCGCGAAGGGCACCAACACCGGCAAGCTGCTCGGCCTGTTCCACACCGGCAACATGGACGGCGCGCTCGACGAGAAGCTCGGCACCGGCACCACCAAGAAGTTCCCGGACCAGCCGCCGCTGACCGACATGATGACGGCCGCCCTCGACGTTCTCTCCAAGAACCAGGACGGCTTCTTCCTGATGGTCGAGAGCGCGCTGATCGACAAGTTCGAGCATCCGCTCGATTTCGACCGCGCGATCTATGAAACCATCGTCATGGACAAGCTGGTCGGCATCGCCCAGGAATATGCCAAGACCCATCCCGACACGCTGATCATCGCCACCGCCGACCACACCCACGGCGTTTCGATCATCGGCACCATCGACGACGACAAGCCGGGCACGGTCGTCGAGGAAGTCAGCGACAACGGCAAGGTCGTCGGCTCCGAGACCATGACCCCGGGCATCCAGATGCGCGAGAAGGTCGGCGTCTACCAGGATGCAGGCTTCCCGAACTATGTCGACGCCGACGGCGACGGCTTCCCGGACAAGGTGGACGTCTCGCGCCGCCTCGCCGTGTTCGCCAACAACTTCCCCGACTATTACGAGACCTTCCGCCCGAAGATGGACGGTCCGTTCGTGCCGGCGGTGAAGAACGAAAAGGGCGAATACGTCGCCAACGAAGCCTACAAGAACGTCCCCGGCGCCGTGCTGCGCATCGGCAACACGCCGCGCTCGGAAGACACCGGCGTTCATGCGGTCGACGACGTCGTGCTCCAGGCCCAGGGGCCGGGCTCGGAACAGCTCCACGGCTATATGGAGAATTCCGACGTGTTCCGCGTGATGGCGGACAGCTTCGCCCTCGGCGTGCAGCAATAA
- a CDS encoding FtsX-like permease family protein, translated as MIPIRLVLADLKRLWVGSLVIVLLIGFATALGVTVTLQERALRLGSARAADRFDLVVGAAGSETQLVLSAVFLQPSPLPLMPGAVLAKLAADPRVAWAAPIGFGDSFEGMPVVGTTTAFVTDGGRAALTEGRDFAAMSEAVVGAAVPLAMGDTVKPMHGLVGEAGHTHTELAYTVVGRMARTGTPWDRAILVPIEGVWAIHGLGHHHHEDGDDDHHEGADADHDHEAEADHDHEAEADHDHEEAGTAGSAHAHPDEHDADHDREPAEGAHAEGHGALPVFDHIGPPWSADMPGVPAIIVKAASIADAYRLRGEYRGNGTVGVFPAEVLTRLYATLGDARLVLTLIAMGTEALVAAAVVLVTVVHLSQRRREIGALRALGAPRSSIFALVWCEILVLVGVGVALGFGLGYAAARVIASVMTSRSGIVLPVEFEPQDGMFALLLLAVAALIALVPAFLAYRQPAAAALRG; from the coding sequence GTGATCCCGATCCGTCTCGTCCTCGCCGATCTCAAGCGTCTCTGGGTCGGGTCGCTCGTCATCGTCCTTCTGATCGGCTTCGCCACTGCTCTCGGCGTGACCGTGACGTTGCAGGAGCGCGCCCTGCGCCTCGGCAGCGCCCGGGCCGCGGATCGGTTCGACCTCGTCGTCGGTGCCGCGGGCAGCGAAACCCAGCTCGTGCTGTCGGCCGTGTTCCTGCAACCATCACCGCTCCCGCTGATGCCGGGGGCGGTTCTCGCGAAGCTCGCGGCCGATCCGCGCGTCGCCTGGGCGGCGCCGATCGGCTTCGGCGACAGCTTCGAAGGCATGCCCGTTGTCGGCACCACGACCGCGTTCGTCACCGACGGGGGCCGGGCGGCCCTCACCGAGGGCCGCGATTTCGCGGCCATGAGCGAAGCCGTGGTCGGGGCCGCCGTCCCGCTCGCCATGGGCGATACCGTCAAGCCGATGCACGGGCTCGTCGGCGAGGCCGGCCACACCCACACCGAACTCGCCTACACCGTCGTCGGCCGCATGGCGCGCACCGGCACGCCGTGGGACCGGGCGATCCTGGTGCCGATCGAGGGCGTATGGGCGATTCACGGCCTTGGTCACCATCACCACGAGGACGGCGACGACGATCACCACGAGGGTGCGGACGCGGACCACGATCACGAGGCGGAGGCCGACCACGATCATGAGGCGGAGGCCGACCACGATCACGAGGAAGCCGGCACCGCCGGTTCCGCCCACGCCCATCCCGACGAACACGATGCCGATCACGACCGCGAGCCCGCCGAGGGCGCTCATGCGGAGGGGCACGGGGCGCTGCCGGTGTTCGACCATATCGGCCCGCCGTGGTCGGCCGATATGCCGGGCGTCCCGGCGATCATCGTCAAGGCGGCCTCCATCGCCGACGCCTATCGGCTGCGCGGGGAATATCGCGGCAACGGCACGGTGGGTGTCTTCCCGGCGGAGGTCCTCACGCGGCTTTACGCCACCCTCGGCGATGCCCGTCTGGTCCTGACCTTGATCGCGATGGGCACGGAAGCGCTCGTGGCGGCCGCCGTCGTGCTGGTCACCGTGGTGCATCTTTCCCAGCGCCGCCGCGAGATCGGCGCGCTCAGGGCGCTCGGCGCCCCGCGATCCTCGATCTTCGCGTTGGTCTGGTGCGAGATTCTCGTGCTGGTCGGTGTCGGCGTGGCGCTCGGCTTCGGCCTCGGCTACGCCGCCGCCCGCGTCATCGCCTCGGTGATGACGAGCCGCAGCGGTATCGTGCTCCCCGTCGAATTCGAGCCGCAAGATGGGATGTTTGCGCTGCTCCTTCTCGCCGTCGCCGCGCTGATCGCCCTTGTGCCGGCCTTCCTTGCCTATCGCCAGCCCGCCGCCGCGGCGCTGCGGGGATAG
- a CDS encoding LacI family DNA-binding transcriptional regulator: MSRATLQDVARMAGVSVATVDRVLNRRPGVRAETVRRVETAVGALGYRPDPLAARLARATHLKFCFLLPVRATSFAAMLEEEACDARRWLADQRAEVDVRRVDVFDPVVLSEALAGIDETYHGVALVALDHPSVREAIDALVARGVTVVTVVSDVPHSRRQHFVGVDNSAAGRTAGSLMGRLCRGLEGSIGVVAGSFALRDHAERLFGFQQVMSAEYPGLTVLPPRETRDDFERNRAVGAELLRDHPDLVGLYSIGAGNRGLVEALEAAGRARDVAFIGHELTDHSRQWLLSGTMDAVIDQNPGHEIRSAARVLIAHCTGMPLVEGQERIRIGIYIRDNLP; the protein is encoded by the coding sequence GTGAGCCGTGCCACGCTTCAGGACGTTGCCCGGATGGCCGGCGTAAGCGTCGCGACGGTCGATCGCGTGTTGAACCGGCGGCCGGGCGTGCGTGCCGAGACGGTGCGGCGGGTCGAGACCGCTGTCGGCGCGCTCGGCTACCGGCCCGATCCCCTCGCGGCGCGGCTGGCGCGGGCCACCCACCTCAAGTTCTGTTTCCTGCTTCCGGTCCGCGCGACCTCGTTCGCGGCGATGCTGGAGGAGGAAGCCTGCGACGCCCGCCGCTGGCTCGCCGACCAGCGCGCCGAGGTCGACGTGCGGCGGGTGGACGTGTTCGACCCGGTGGTGCTGTCCGAGGCGCTGGCCGGGATCGATGAGACCTATCACGGCGTCGCGCTCGTCGCGCTCGACCATCCGAGCGTGCGCGAGGCGATCGACGCCCTTGTGGCGCGGGGCGTGACCGTCGTCACCGTCGTCTCCGACGTGCCCCATTCGCGCCGCCAGCATTTCGTCGGCGTCGACAACAGCGCCGCCGGTCGGACCGCCGGCAGCCTGATGGGCCGGCTCTGTCGCGGGCTGGAGGGTTCGATCGGCGTCGTCGCCGGCAGCTTCGCCCTGCGCGATCATGCCGAACGGCTGTTCGGCTTCCAGCAGGTGATGTCGGCGGAATATCCCGGCCTTACCGTGCTGCCGCCGCGCGAGACGCGGGACGATTTCGAGCGCAACCGCGCGGTCGGCGCGGAACTCCTGCGCGACCATCCCGACCTCGTCGGGCTCTATTCCATCGGCGCGGGCAACCGCGGCCTTGTCGAGGCGCTTGAGGCGGCCGGCCGGGCGCGGGACGTCGCCTTTATCGGCCACGAGCTCACCGACCATTCCCGCCAGTGGCTGCTGTCGGGCACGATGGATGCGGTGATCGACCAGAACCCCGGCCATGAAATCCGTTCCGCCGCCCGCGTGCTGATCGCCCATTGCACCGGCATGCCTCTGGTCGAGGGGCAGGAACGCATCCGCATCGGCATCTACATCCGCGACAACCTGCCCTGA
- the xylB gene encoding xylulokinase, whose protein sequence is MHLGIDIGTSSVKTVLVDDDQRVVAVAEHPLEVSRPHDGWSEQDPADWWQGILATVDRLKQSHPAEIAAVRGIGLSGQMHGATLLGADDRVLRPCILWNDGRSGAECAELEAKLPDLVRITGNRAMPGFTAPKLAWVARHEPDIFAATRTVLLPKDYVRLLLTGEKVSEPSDAAGTLWLDTGARTWSPEVLAATGLDLSHMPRLVEGSEPSGVLRKELVERWGMARAPVVAGGAGDNAAGAVGIGAISAGDAFVSLGTSGVLWVTTDAFRPNPARGVHAFCHAVPGTWHQMGVILAAASALTWVTRLVGAPGEAELVARIDPARAGHNPVLFQPYLSGERTPHNDPDARAAFAGLSHATGPEDLALAVLEGVAFAVRDCLDALAEAGSKPAAVAAIGGGSRSDLWLGIIAAALDLPVHRLAGGDLGGAFGAARLGRIAADCADPAVIATKPPVAAVIEPDRGLAARYGDTLGRYRALYPALKGITGRATA, encoded by the coding sequence ATGCATCTCGGCATCGATATCGGCACCTCCTCGGTGAAGACCGTCCTCGTCGACGACGACCAGCGCGTCGTCGCCGTGGCGGAGCATCCCCTCGAGGTCTCCCGCCCGCACGACGGCTGGTCGGAGCAGGACCCGGCGGACTGGTGGCAGGGAATCCTCGCGACCGTTGACCGGCTGAAGCAGAGCCATCCAGCCGAGATTGCCGCGGTGCGTGGCATCGGACTTTCCGGCCAGATGCACGGGGCGACGCTCCTCGGTGCCGACGACCGGGTGCTCAGGCCGTGCATTCTCTGGAACGACGGCCGCTCCGGAGCGGAATGTGCCGAACTCGAAGCCAAGCTGCCGGACCTGGTGCGCATCACCGGCAACCGGGCGATGCCGGGCTTCACCGCGCCGAAGCTCGCCTGGGTCGCCCGGCACGAGCCGGACATCTTCGCCGCCACCCGCACCGTGCTGCTGCCGAAGGACTATGTCCGGCTGCTGCTGACGGGCGAGAAGGTGTCGGAACCCTCCGATGCCGCCGGCACGCTGTGGCTCGACACCGGCGCGCGGACCTGGTCGCCCGAGGTGCTGGCCGCCACCGGTCTCGATCTCTCCCACATGCCTCGCCTCGTCGAGGGAAGCGAGCCGTCGGGTGTGCTGCGGAAGGAACTGGTCGAACGCTGGGGCATGGCGCGTGCGCCCGTCGTCGCCGGCGGCGCCGGCGACAATGCCGCGGGCGCGGTCGGCATCGGCGCGATCTCGGCGGGCGATGCGTTCGTCTCGCTCGGCACCTCGGGCGTGCTGTGGGTGACGACCGACGCCTTCCGTCCGAACCCGGCGCGCGGCGTCCACGCCTTCTGCCACGCGGTGCCCGGAACGTGGCACCAGATGGGCGTCATCCTCGCCGCCGCCTCGGCGCTGACCTGGGTCACGCGCCTCGTCGGCGCGCCGGGGGAGGCGGAACTCGTCGCCCGCATCGACCCCGCCCGGGCGGGGCACAATCCGGTGCTGTTCCAGCCCTATCTCTCCGGCGAGCGCACGCCACACAACGATCCCGACGCCCGCGCCGCCTTCGCGGGCCTCAGCCACGCCACGGGGCCGGAGGACCTGGCGCTCGCCGTGCTCGAAGGCGTCGCCTTCGCGGTGCGCGACTGCCTGGACGCGCTCGCCGAGGCCGGCTCGAAGCCGGCGGCGGTGGCGGCGATCGGCGGCGGCTCGCGCTCGGATCTCTGGCTCGGCATCATCGCCGCCGCGCTCGACCTGCCGGTGCATCGCCTCGCCGGCGGCGACCTCGGCGGCGCGTTCGGCGCCGCGCGGCTCGGCCGCATCGCCGCGGACTGTGCCGACCCGGCCGTGATCGCCACCAAGCCGCCGGTCGCCGCCGTGATCGAGCCGGATCGCGGGCTGGCCGCGCGCTACGGCGACACGCTCGGGCGCTACCGCGCGCTCTATCCGGCGCTGAAGGGCATCACCGGCAGGGCAACGGCCTGA
- the xylA gene encoding xylose isomerase: MTAHFFDAAKPVAYEGPESRNPLAFRWYNPDEIVLGKRMEDHLRFAVCYWHSFAWPGSDPFGGQTFERPWFGGDDPLALARAKADVAFDLFRILDVPFFTFHDRDIAPEGASLAESDRNVKAIGDIFAARMETAKVKLLWGTANLFSHRRYMAGAASNPDPDVFAYAAAQVKTVFDLTHALGGENYVLWGGREGYETLLNTDFRRELDQLGRFLSLVVEHKHKIGFKGQILIEPKPKEPTKHQYDYDVATVYAFLRRYGLEHEVKLNLEQNHAILAGHSFEHEIALAFALGVFGSLDINRGDYLLGWDTDQFAMNVPELALALYEFLKGGGFTSGGLNFDAKIRRQSLDPVDLIQAHVGSMDAIGRALKVAAAMIEDGELARFVDARYAGWEGEEAKAMLAGRRSLDEIAARVHAEGLDPKPRSGRQEYLETLANRYL, encoded by the coding sequence ATGACCGCCCACTTCTTCGATGCCGCGAAGCCGGTCGCCTACGAGGGGCCGGAAAGCCGCAACCCGCTCGCCTTCCGCTGGTACAATCCCGACGAGATCGTGCTCGGCAAGCGCATGGAAGACCATCTGCGCTTCGCGGTCTGCTACTGGCATTCGTTCGCCTGGCCGGGGTCCGACCCGTTCGGCGGCCAGACCTTCGAGCGCCCGTGGTTCGGCGGCGACGATCCCTTGGCGCTTGCCCGCGCCAAGGCGGACGTGGCATTCGACCTGTTCCGCATCCTCGACGTGCCGTTCTTCACCTTTCATGACCGCGACATCGCGCCGGAAGGCGCCTCGCTCGCCGAGTCCGACCGCAACGTGAAGGCCATCGGCGACATCTTCGCCGCCAGGATGGAAACGGCCAAGGTCAAGCTGCTGTGGGGCACGGCGAACCTGTTCTCCCATCGCCGCTACATGGCCGGCGCGGCCTCCAATCCGGACCCGGACGTGTTCGCCTATGCCGCCGCGCAGGTGAAGACGGTGTTCGACCTGACCCACGCCCTGGGCGGCGAGAACTACGTGCTGTGGGGTGGCCGCGAAGGCTACGAGACCCTGCTCAACACCGATTTCCGCCGCGAACTCGACCAGCTCGGCCGCTTCCTGTCGCTCGTCGTCGAGCACAAGCACAAGATCGGCTTCAAGGGCCAGATCCTGATCGAGCCGAAGCCGAAGGAGCCGACCAAGCACCAGTACGATTACGACGTCGCCACCGTCTACGCCTTCCTCCGGCGCTATGGCCTCGAGCACGAGGTGAAGCTCAACCTCGAGCAGAACCACGCCATTCTCGCCGGTCACAGCTTCGAGCACGAGATCGCGCTCGCCTTCGCCCTCGGCGTGTTCGGCTCGCTCGACATCAATCGCGGCGACTACCTGCTCGGCTGGGATACCGACCAGTTCGCCATGAACGTGCCCGAGCTGGCGCTGGCGCTCTACGAGTTCCTGAAGGGCGGCGGCTTCACCTCGGGCGGTCTCAATTTCGATGCCAAGATCCGCCGGCAGTCGCTCGATCCGGTCGATCTGATCCAGGCCCACGTCGGCTCGATGGATGCCATCGGCCGGGCGCTCAAGGTCGCCGCGGCGATGATCGAGGACGGCGAACTCGCCCGCTTCGTCGATGCCCGCTACGCCGGATGGGAGGGCGAGGAGGCCAAGGCGATGCTCGCCGGCCGCCGTTCGCTCGACGAGATCGCGGCCCGCGTCCACGCCGAAGGCCTCGATCCGAAGCCGCGCTCCGGCCGACAGGAATATCTGGAGACCCTGGCCAACCGCTATCTCTGA
- a CDS encoding aldo/keto reductase: MPEPWTAARERYAAMAYRRCGRSGLDLPAISLGLWQNFGGADVFETGRALVRRAFDLGVTHFDLANNYGPPYGSAEENFGRMIAADLKPYRDEILVSTKAGFDMWPGPYGNWGSRKYLIASLDQSLKRLGVDYVDIFYHHRPDPMTPLEETMAALDHVVRQGKALYVGLSNYPAEETLRAAEILKALGTPLTIHQPRYSMLDRWVEGGLLQALGQCGAGGIAYSPLAQGLLSAKYLDGVPEGSRASRGGSLQAGAVTPDLITRLRRLNEVAAGRGQTLAQFALAWVLRRPAITSALIGARSVAQLEDSLAALKFLDISVAEENEVGEILGR, translated from the coding sequence ATGCCTGAGCCCTGGACTGCCGCGCGCGAGCGATACGCCGCCATGGCCTACCGGCGGTGCGGCCGCAGCGGGCTCGACCTGCCTGCGATCTCGCTCGGTCTCTGGCAGAATTTCGGCGGCGCCGACGTGTTCGAGACGGGTCGCGCGCTGGTGCGGCGCGCGTTCGATCTGGGCGTCACCCACTTCGATCTCGCCAACAATTACGGCCCGCCTTACGGCTCCGCGGAGGAGAATTTCGGCCGCATGATCGCGGCGGACCTGAAACCCTACCGCGACGAGATCCTCGTCTCGACGAAGGCAGGGTTCGATATGTGGCCCGGCCCCTACGGCAACTGGGGATCGCGCAAATATCTGATCGCGAGCCTCGACCAGAGCCTGAAACGCCTGGGTGTCGATTATGTCGACATCTTCTACCACCATCGCCCCGATCCGATGACGCCCCTTGAGGAGACCATGGCGGCGCTCGACCACGTCGTGCGCCAGGGCAAGGCCCTCTATGTCGGTCTCTCCAACTATCCGGCGGAGGAGACGCTTCGGGCGGCCGAGATCTTGAAGGCGCTCGGCACGCCGCTGACCATCCATCAGCCCCGCTACTCGATGCTGGACCGCTGGGTGGAAGGCGGCCTGCTGCAGGCGCTCGGCCAGTGCGGGGCCGGCGGCATCGCCTATTCGCCGCTCGCCCAGGGCCTGCTTTCGGCGAAATATCTCGATGGGGTGCCCGAGGGCTCGCGCGCGAGCCGCGGCGGCTCCCTGCAGGCCGGCGCGGTGACGCCGGACCTGATCACGCGGCTCCGGCGCCTCAACGAGGTCGCGGCGGGCCGCGGCCAGACGCTGGCCCAGTTCGCGCTCGCATGGGTGCTGCGCCGGCCCGCGATCACCTCCGCGCTCATCGGCGCCCGTTCCGTCGCACAGCTTGAGGACAGTCTGGCGGCCCTGAAATTCCTCGACATCTCGGTCGCCGAGGAAAACGAGGTCGGCGAGATTCTCGGCCGTTGA